The following DNA comes from Alosa alosa isolate M-15738 ecotype Scorff River chromosome 13, AALO_Geno_1.1, whole genome shotgun sequence.
AGGCATAAAGCAGTGGTTTTTATAGTAAGGAGAAAGGTCTGTCCCTCAAGGTCAGGGCAGTTATGTAAAGGTTCTTTTATTCTCACAGGGACTCAGACAGAGATCAATATCCCTCCAGATCATCCGAGTCACTTTCAAGCAACCTGAAGACATATCTGTGCTCTTTTGATCTTTTTACAGTTCGAGTCTCACAGAAACATGGTAGCACTCAGATGATCAGGGTTTGTAATGTGCATTCTCATCATTTCATGATTATCCTCTAAGTGGGTTTTGGGAAGTGCAacccatctctcacacacacgcacacgcacacacaacctacacactcacccactcagaTAACACCCTCGCTCTCCTATTTTAAAAGCCTTCTTTGCTGTGCAGCAGCGACATTCTGTCTCCAGTAACTTGAGAAACTCTCCAGTACCCTGAAAGATCTTTGGCCATTACCAAGTGCTCTTCAAAATTAGTTTTGATAAAAATAACCCCAATCCCCACTGTCTCCTCCAAATAACATAGTTCTCACAAAGggacccccctccacacacacacacaaaataaatatagtaaataaataacagTTCTGTATAGAGCCCCAACTGGACATGGTGAGTGTTTAATGCACTTTTGCTTTCCCTCGCAAtgcttttgacttttttttttaatttcctgcAAAAGAATGCAAAACTATTGCAAGGGACTGCAAAAGTCATATTACAAAAATTCCCACCATGATCCTTAGGGGCCTCCGTAGTTCTGCAACTCAAGCCTCTGTTCCCTCCCCAGCTTGTCTCAGTGGGGTCCCTGGGTACACAGCCCCATGCCCCCCGCAAACCCCCATCCCCCCGACCGGCCTTACATGAGCCACTGCTCCTTCTCTTTGCTGAACTGCTCGGCCCAGCGGCGGGTCAGCTCCAGGTACAGCTCAGGTGCGTGTGGCTGGTAGTCTAGGTACAGGCGCGTCACCGTCTTCTTGGGCGTGGCGCGCTCAATCTGCGTGCCCTCGTGCCACTCGTTGAACGAAGTGATGCTGACCAACTCGGGCCGCACGTTGAGCGCCGCCTGCAGCGCCGTCTCGTAGTAGCGGCCGTTGACGCGGTTGCGCGTATTGTGGTTGTTCCAGGGCCGGATGCTGGTGTCGATGTAGCCGGGGCCAACGCTCGGCACGAACAGCAGGTTGTTGCCGTCGCAGAAGGCCTTGACGGCCTTCCAGTTCTGGTGCGACGAGCCAAACGAGAAGCCGTTGGAGGCGAAGTAGGTGTACATGCCGTCGAAACCCCCCGCCAGGATGTCGTGCTTGTGCCGCTCCTCCACGATCAGCGCCACGAAGACGCCGTCGTATGGGGTGCCGCGCAGGCTGTGCGAGCCTGTGGAGCTCAGCAGCTCCGACCAGGCCTCCGGTGGCGTCAGGTACGAGTCGTAGATGTAGAAGAGGGGCAACACTTTGCCCGTGTTGGTGGCGAAACGGTAGAAAGCTCCATGGTCTCCATACCTGCAAGGGTTACAAAAAGGACATGGTGCATCTGTTATCATTTTTCGACTCAAACCTTTCGTTATGGTTCACAACTGTTCTTATCTGTCAAAATAATGGAAAAGATAGTATAAACTAACAAGGGACATTtggctatttttttttccttctcttgcGTGATTTTGTGTGTTCGTCATTGAGGCTGAGACTGTGTTTTCTCCTGTAGCAGTAGAACAGGAGTGGAATATTCGCGTGAATGGGTAGACGGAGGCAGGGCATGGAAGTACTCATTAAGCAAGCAGGTGTTCCGTGTCAAAACAGCCTCCCAGCGTTTGCAATTACTGCTGCAGATGCCACCGACAGTTGGTCCCCCTTGTCCTGCTGTGGGAAACAGGCCGGAGCAGCCTGCCTTAAGCTGACCCGACTGAGACTGACCCACTGGGTTGAGCTGCAGCGTTCCATATAAGGTAAATCACCCAGACAAACACAGCAGCACTCCTGGAGttaagagctgtgtgtgtgtatgtgtctgtgtgtctgtatcagtgtgtgtttgtgtgtgtgtgtgtgtgtgtgtgtgagtgtgtgtgtgagtgtgtgtgtgtgtgtgtgtgtgttttgtatgtgtgtgtgtgtgtgtgtgtgtgtgagtgtatgtgtgagtgtgtgtgtgtgtgtgtgtgtttgtatgtgtgtgtgtatgtctattcctgtgtgtgtgtgtgtgtgtgtgtgtgtctttgtgtgtgcatgcatgtctgtgtgaatgtctgtgagTCTAttcctgtgcgtgtgtgtgtgtgtgtgtgcatgtgcatacttgcatgtgtgtgtgtgtgtgtgtgtgtgtgtatgaagtgcTGCCAAATGACCTTTGTTGCACATGACTAAGCCTCCCAGGGAAAGTCACCCTGAGGAGGGGCCACCACTGCAACTCTACCCATGACGGGACTGCCAGACGCATCACAAAAGTCAAGGGCTACATCACAGGGGAAGGACAACCAGCGTGAGACTCATATTTATTATCAGCAATAAACGGAACCTTGAGAAGGGCCTTTGAAAGAGGTGGGGAAAACCTCACTCGAGCTATTTACTTGTAAGGCGTGTTgagaatatataatatatatacaatgCAAGATCTTACTGATCTGGGCTTCCAGTGTCTCCAGTGTATTTTAAATCATCACAAAgtcaaaaaaacttttttttaaatcaaagaCAAAAATGTGGCACACCTGTCAATGATGTATTTGATGTTCTCATGCACGCTCTGGTCACTTCTCCCTCTGTAAGGCTGAAGGTGAAAGGTCACCTGTGGAAAACAAAAGAAACGTGGTGATTCATTTTCACCCAGATAGTAAAATCATGAGTACAGACGTCGAACCATCAGTGACCCAGTGGTGGTGTGACGCTTCTGGTGTCTGACGCTGACAGGCTACCATGATCTTCAATTTGATGTGAAAATTCTGAAAATGAATGAAGATTGCGGGGTGTTTGTCTGGGGTCAGCTAAGAAACTGATGAGCAAAAGGCCATTGGACAGCCATATATGCTAGAGTGTAACAATTTACAGACCGCAAACTGAAATCGTGACACAAACATCTACAATCTTGTTAAGTGGTGGGCGAATGCGGTTGAGGGTTTTGGTTTGAAGATCATACTGATGAAACTCTTTGAGTAACGTGGGttaatgatctctctctctctctctctctttctcattgtcTCTATGCAGGTGTGGCGTGTTAAATTCTCTTGGCTACATGTTTCAGCAGTAAGGTTGTTAAGCATGTCATTACAAAGCACAGAGCTGTTTCTGTCTCCCGTCCTCTTAATTTGATGAGCTGTTTTATTTATGAAGTTTGAGCGAGCTTCTCCAACTCTCTTTGCTGCCTGGCTGCCTCTTAGTCATCACAATCAATAACACAGACGCCAAAAACTGAACCGGAAACATCCATTCATACAACTGGGAGAAACAAAACATGCATGAATCTTGACTGCTCATTAATAAAACAAATCATTTaaacaacactctctctctctctctacaaatCTTTCATCCTTTTCCTTGTCCCACTCTTTCTGTGTTCTCcatacctctctgtctctttccactGTACAGATAAATATTTTATCGACTCCTGTAGTGCCTCCTGGATAAAGTTCTCCCTGTGATCTCTCAAGTGATCAGTTTACAGTCAGATGCggattgcctctctctctctccctttctcttttttttctctctgtctctctttctctgtctctctctttctttctctctctgtctctctctttctctgtctctgtctctctctttctctctctctctgtctctctctctcaccccatgAGAGTCTGCGAGTCCTCTGAGGAGTTTATTCTGGCTTTCATCTCACGAGGGCTCGCTTTTCTCATCATGTACTTTTAAGACCTCGGGCTCCATTTGGACTGTTTGAGCAAAGGGGGGCGTGAGGGGGCGCGTCCTCCAGAGACACACCCAGGAGACGTGAAAACTCACCCAGGACGTTTCCACCCAGGACGTTTTTGGTGAGACTACACAAAGTAATCACCTTGAATACATCAGCATAACCTGGACTTAGGTCCACACGGCTGACGGCGATCTGCTACTATGAGCTAGATTAGAGGATGCGTTGGAGAGCCAGAGTTCAAGTGTAAGTAACAGCTGCAGCTGGCCGGTTCGCTGGAGGAGCCCTGCGATGATGCACTGATTAAGAGCTCATTAAACAGCAGGGGGAGCCTCTTGCTGGCCATTATTCTGCAGTCTCATCTAATTACACAGCCTCTGATTATCTCCCCCTGGGTCCTCTCCATGTCTGCCTAATAAATGTAGATTTGGGGGTGGAGGGACAGGAACTTGGAGAGGTTCAACTCTGACCTATGACCTCTAACCTAACCCTCATTTCAGAACCCCCTGATGCAATACTGCATTCAGATCGGGGGGAGGATGGTGCATAGCTACAGAATGTTATGTCAGatgatggggaggaggaggggaagagaaacaGGACCTTAATGAGGTCTGTTTATGCCCTTTCTTGTTTCTGCACCACAGTTTCTGTGCACTTACTGTTCCTGAGCAAAGCAGAGGAATAAAAACTTTTGTAAGATAATTCCTCATTGCATTTTTGGGGAAAAGCTACCAGAATGATCAGAGTTCTTTGTTGTCAGCTCCTTCTGGAAGGTTCTTTGCTGTgtggaggtgggtgggtgggggtataTTTAGTTGTAGGGCATTCTATTTGCATTAGCCTATAGGAAAAAATGGCACCATGCCCCTTAAGTAGAACGCCGAAAGCATTAGGGTGGCAGGACACAGCATAATATAACTTTGAATTATACATGATTACAGACAAATACCTGCCTTTTCCAAAGTCCCTACAGGGAGTCTGTGTTGGAGGGAAAATGACTCAGTGGACACAAAAGCTATACAAAAGCTAAAAGCTACTCAATAAGCTATTAGCAAATAGAGGCAATACTGGAGGTAACACACCAAACCCTGGCACATCGACTGCTgaacccaagcctcttattttCAACTAACTATAATCGAAATCTGGTATTGTCACTTTTTCCATCAAGGCTACGCTATTATCTGAGGCAAGCCTGGTTGTCACACTGTATTATGGAGAGAGCTATTTGTCTGCAACTAAAAGGGTCATATCAAGTTCACcccgccccccacccctcttttCTCATCTCTCCGGAAATATACCAAGCAGAAACTATTAGTGTAAAGTTTTGCCTTCTACAACTATGTTTGGCAGTGACGACATACTGTAAGTATGTTTAAATTGGGGGAAAAACAGGGGGATGGGGGATGGGACATTGTTTAACCTAACCCCCCTTCCTAACAGTTGCTGTGGCAATGCAGCTCTTGGCAACGGGCTTCGCTCCCGGTGTCAAAGTGACATTGAGGCTTAAGTTCACTAATGGACTAAAATGGGCTTGAGTGGAATGAGACAGGGAGATGGGCAGTAAAATAACACTCCCAGGAAATAAATGGGTGAATGTGCAGGAAAGCAGTTTTGCTGTCAGCGTTATGGCACGTAAGGGCAAAAAAGTGGTTTGTTAAGCGGTCGGGTGAAATCTGAATGTGCCCACTCTCTCCAATTACGCAGTTGTGTCGAAATGTGCACTGAGACTCTCATCTTGAATCATATTTCCTTCAGTCAAGATTTCAGTCCAGTGTCTGGATTAAATATGACAcatgagaggagaaagagagagagagagagagagagagagagaaaatatcaAATGTCCGTTTTTCCATACACAAAAATATACAGATGGTGAAGATTCGGATTAAAGAGCCAGTTGTGCATTTCAGCTTCTTATTTCAATGTTATGTTTTACTGTTCAGTGAGTATGTCTAAcagtgtgtgcgcgcttgtctacacatgtgtgtgtgtctgcatgcacaTGTTTTATGTATGCACATGTGGTTCTACAGACGTGCCTTTATGGCTATGCATCCATGCATCTCTCTGCATATGTGTGAtttatatataatgtgtgtgtgcgcgtgtgtgtgcgcgcgtgtgtgtgcgcgtgtgtgtgagaagtgtgctaacacacacacacatacatacacacacacacaggcctcattAGGCCATTATACAACATCCTAAGCAAACGCAGTAGGCAGATTGAGTGGGCCACGGCTGTTTGTGGGACTCAGGAGCACACGGTCCAGCTCTCCGCCCATCCACCACAGATGCACTGCTGGACCCAGCCGAGGCACCTGCACCAAGCCTGCGCCAAGCCCGGACTGGAGGAGGCCATCACCTGGGACAAAGAAAACCCCCTTTCAGACCTGCACTTAAGCAGGTCGCTTAACAAACTACAACCCTTTCTCTGAATATAACatcaaagacaacgaaatgatCTTCCACTACGTTACACACGCTCTGACCGTCTGTGCACACTGTGTCTGTCTAAGAGACTTAAGGACCCTGTCCTCTGAGTGACACACGCAAGAGCGCCCGCTTCCCCAAAGTCTGCCACAAGTGCCAGCCCGGCTGGACTTATGTTGATTCACTCCCTGGGAAGCGCCACTCCCGGGACGGATCTGTGTTTCGGAGGGAGTCCGGTTCCATATAGCCGCTCCGCGCTCCGATCAGAGATGCTGCACTGGGCTTGACGGCATCATTGCACACCCACCCGAGACCCCCTCTGCGTCGTGGCCTACTTACTGCTGTGAACATGCATGGCCCCGTAGGGCCCAAGTTGTTCAGGGAGACACAGTGAGTCATGGgatccacaacacacacacacacacacacacacacacacacacacacacacaaacacatacatattaagaaatgtgaatttgttttttttcttcttcttgttttgTAGCCCTAAGGGGATAAAAGCTGGTTTTAGGCCATACTGTTCCGAGGCAAAAGGCCCCATCTATCTGTGGTGAGCTGTCTCTGATCTGCTCTGAAGTCACCGAGTGCTGCTCCAAATCAGGGCTCCAGGCTAGAAGCCAGACCTTAGCAATGGAGATCTCACTTCTATCCACTCCATGCTACATGATTAGCCGACGGTACACGGTCCCGCTACAAACCGTGCACCCATGTCCACTACACAGAGGAGTTTGATAGGCCTAGAAAAGTCAAACAGAATGGCAGAAAGCATTAGGAGGACATTCTCCCTCTCCGCTAAGCACCATGTTGCACAGAGTGTCACATTAAGTTTTTCAACTGGGTGCCCTCAAACATGAAAATAATGTTTTGTTCATTTGGTTTCATGTTGTTTATCTTGTCGTTTAGTATTTTATAATGCATAGTGTAACACAAGTTCCCACACCGATGAATTACTCTTTACATAACACTTCTAAAACACGCAATTCCCATTGTATTTCtgcagagataaaaaaaaaacattgtttggagaAACTGAGTCAGTGTAAGGAAACATATGTGCAGTTGGGCTGTTggttaactaactaactatGATATTATCATTACTCCTAGTCCCACTCCGGTCGGCTGAGAGGGTCCAAGGGCAAGTATCGGAGATAGGGCCGGTAAGACTCAGTCATCGACTGCTGCTGCTCTGTCACCCATTCCTGCTGTCCACTCGGCAAAGATGACAAATCAGCCCCGCTGTCAACCCCCATCACCCTGGTGACGCCTGACCAGAGGTgacccacacacagagtgacTAAGCAGGTACTGTACGACAGGCTCCACTGGACACAGAACAAGACAGTGGCTCCGACAGTCCAGACTTTCTTCAGAGTCCATTAAAACATACAACAGTCTTGGGAGGAAGAAATACAACCATGTCACTGTGACTGTATTCCCCTGGTCTATTACTTCTGTGCGTTTCCTCAAATATGATTCTGATTCCGAGGTGTGACTTTATATTGAGAGAACACACCTGGGAGAAACTGATTGAAATGCTGGGACTGAGAACCAACATAGGCTCGAACACCTCTCCTGCTTAAAGGTACACTACGCAAGATTTccaccttaatataacctttacaaagccaatttgatggtaaataaacttgtaataggtgaatcgctcacctagcatagctatacagcatagacgtagcgagtcgCTACCGAGAAAATCAgcaatgcaacttcaagaacggcGGCCCAACAAATCTcacgagaatcgtgaaacattaccttgtcaatAGACATAGCTCTTTGGAGGAGTTTTttcctgttgttaatccttcacctccacaacaaaagcattttcattgtgtacaggggggataagtcacgagaagtttgctatttacagcagagtaaaatacaaatatatcgcgactctaaagggagctctacagtcgcctAAACCTgaatagtgtacctttaaaaccTCCCAAGACCTCATACAAGCACCATTCACCTTTTttcgaaaattaagatgtcCAGTACTTTCATGTACTCAACATGGCCCATTTTCCTTTTTGCCCTAGCTGCTAGACCTAACTATTTAATGGTTTTCCTCAGATCTCTATTTTAATGAGTAGGGCTCCACAAAACCCCCATATAAcctcacagaaaaaaaagcatAGGCAGCTTCTTCTTGCCTTGTTCTACCCTGGGTATGCTGAGAGTCAGGGCATACATTATATCccccttttcatctctctcatttccttATAGGAAAAACAATCTTGCATTCAATTAAAATGCAGTGGCAGCTTCTTTTTGCCTGGGCTCCATATGAATGCATTTCCCTGGCCCCTGTGATACTCCATCATCTTTGGTCTAATAACAAAGAAAGCTATTACATGTCCCTCCCATTGCTTTCTGCACCTGTCATGTTTCTGAGGGGCGGCAGCAATCAGGCCTGCATGGTGTGGTTcatcttgtcatttttttttctcggtctcttttttttcttcctctcaagCTCCAGTAAGATGCATTAACTGTGTGCCCGCTGCCCGCAGCACAACTTCCAGAGAGAAGGCAAAGACAGGAAAGACCAAAAAAGAGTGGGGGGTCTAACCACACTGGAATGAGAGTGAGCCTGAGAAGCTGCCACATAAGACATTCAGACGTACAGACGTCTATCTGTAAAGGAAAATCCCCCTTGACAGAGAGAATTGAAGGCCTTAGATCAACATAGCCACCAATGCACTCTCTCACTCGTGCAGACCTGTGTAACAAGGGATGAACTGATGAATAAGGTAAAGAACAGAAGAAGAGGACGTTAGCCGTGTTGTGGGTTGAGCCCTGGCTGAGGCAGGGCTCCCGTGAGAGCAGGCTGGCTCCTAACCAGCTGATTTACCATGTCAAATTGCTGCGCGTGCTGAACAAACCCGAGCCGTGCATTATTGATGGAGCTCAGCGGGGTCTTACAAGCACTCTGCCTTTCTCCCTCTTAAGCTCGcgcctccagacacacacacacacagacacacacacacgtgcacacatacgcgcgcacacacacacacacacacacacacacacacacacacacacacacacacaccgaaagtATTCAAAGCTGACCCAACTCCATGacaacatgct
Coding sequences within:
- the LOC125306058 gene encoding glycoprotein endo-alpha-1,2-mannosidase-like protein, which produces MARLRRKACVALFLFTLFVFGTLMGLRTLKPSEGFSDLAPGLELMAGVGGKVDRRSASSGVAVSPGNTRVNAGDTKASLSNSGQDKGIFYDVHIFYYMWYGNPQLDGKYMHWDHVLVPHWDPKIAASYPTGRHTPPDDIGSSFYPELGPYSSREPEVLESHMEQIEAAGAGVVVVSWYPPGLSDDNGEPTEDIVPAILEAAHRHSLKVTFHLQPYRGRSDQSVHENIKYIIDRYGDHGAFYRFATNTGKVLPLFYIYDSYLTPPEAWSELLSSTGSHSLRGTPYDGVFVALIVEERHKHDILAGGFDGMYTYFASNGFSFGSSHQNWKAVKAFCDGNNLLFVPSVGPGYIDTSIRPWNNHNTRNRVNGRYYETALQAALNVRPELVSITSFNEWHEGTQIERATPKKTVTRLYLDYQPHAPELYLELTRRWAEQFSKEKEQWLM